The following proteins come from a genomic window of Gimesia chilikensis:
- the rplL gene encoding 50S ribosomal protein L7/L12 — translation MATAEATTEFGEETKELGDKIAGLTLLQAKELADYLEEVHGIKAAAGGAVMVAPSGGGDAGGDAPEEKTEFDVILTGFGDNKIPVIKVVRGATGLGLKEAKELVEGAPKPLKEGVSKEDAEALVKEVEEAGGTAEVK, via the coding sequence ATGGCGACAGCCGAAGCAACAACTGAATTTGGTGAAGAAACCAAAGAACTGGGCGACAAAATTGCTGGTTTGACTCTGCTCCAGGCTAAAGAACTGGCTGATTACCTCGAAGAAGTTCATGGAATTAAAGCTGCAGCCGGTGGCGCCGTAATGGTGGCTCCTAGTGGTGGTGGAGATGCTGGCGGTGATGCTCCTGAAGAAAAGACTGAATTCGACGTCATTCTGACCGGATTCGGTGACAACAAGATTCCTGTGATTAAAGTCGTTCGTGGCGCCACAGGCCTCGGTCTGAAGGAAGCCAAAGAACTGGTAGAAGGTGCTCCTAAACCACTGAAAGAAGGTGTCTCCAAGGAAGATGCTGAAGCTCTGGTTAAGGAAGTCGAAGAAGCAGGCGGTACTGCTGAAGTTAAGTAA
- the rplA gene encoding 50S ribosomal protein L1, whose product MGKQSKRTKHYNEKLSGLGTVSLEEAVGALKSLDSDLPAAIKPVKMDQTVELAVRLGVDPRQADQLVRGSIILPHGIGKAQRVVVFAQGANLEAAEAAGADAAGGKDLADKIKGGWLDFDVAIATPDMMGVVGPLGRVLGPRGLMPSPRAGTVTQDVETAVKDYKAGKVEFRVDAGGNVHCRVGKMSFEPTQLIENIQAMLKYLDSLRPSSVKGAYVRNVAVSATMSPGISVAL is encoded by the coding sequence ATGGGAAAACAATCCAAGCGGACAAAGCATTACAATGAAAAGCTGTCAGGCCTCGGCACTGTCAGTCTGGAAGAGGCTGTAGGGGCGCTGAAATCGCTGGACAGCGATCTGCCAGCTGCTATCAAGCCGGTCAAAATGGACCAGACTGTAGAACTGGCTGTGCGTCTGGGTGTTGATCCCCGCCAGGCAGACCAGCTGGTGCGTGGTTCGATCATTCTTCCACACGGGATTGGTAAGGCACAGCGGGTTGTTGTATTCGCCCAGGGCGCCAATCTGGAGGCTGCCGAAGCCGCTGGTGCAGATGCCGCTGGTGGTAAGGATCTGGCTGACAAGATTAAAGGTGGCTGGCTCGACTTTGACGTCGCGATCGCAACTCCCGACATGATGGGTGTGGTTGGTCCGCTCGGTCGTGTGCTTGGTCCCCGCGGTCTGATGCCTTCACCTCGTGCTGGTACAGTTACCCAGGATGTGGAGACTGCAGTCAAAGATTACAAAGCTGGTAAAGTCGAATTTCGTGTCGACGCTGGTGGAAACGTGCATTGCCGGGTTGGCAAAATGTCGTTTGAACCAACTCAGTTAATCGAAAATATCCAGGCGATGCTGAAGTATCTGGACAGCTTGCGTCCTTCTTCAGTCAAAGGTGCTTATGTGAGAAACGTCGCCGTTTCGGCAACCATGAGCCCGGGGATTTCTGTTGCCCTGTAA
- the rplK gene encoding 50S ribosomal protein L11, with the protein MAKQLVTEVKVQIPGGQATPAPPVGTALGPHGVNIGQFVQQFNERTKDMAGTTIPVVISIFNDRSFDFVLKSPPAAVLLKQAAQVAKGAGNPKKNKVGKVTVDQLKEIAKTKFEDLNAPNIDQAAKIIAGTARSMGIEVEK; encoded by the coding sequence ATGGCTAAGCAGCTTGTTACAGAAGTAAAAGTTCAGATTCCCGGTGGTCAGGCTACCCCGGCTCCTCCAGTTGGTACAGCCCTCGGTCCACATGGTGTCAACATTGGCCAGTTTGTGCAGCAGTTCAACGAGCGTACCAAGGATATGGCAGGGACGACTATTCCTGTTGTAATCAGTATCTTTAACGATCGTTCTTTCGACTTTGTCCTGAAAAGTCCTCCAGCTGCAGTTCTGCTCAAGCAGGCTGCTCAGGTTGCTAAGGGGGCAGGGAATCCTAAGAAGAACAAGGTCGGCAAAGTGACCGTTGATCAGCTGAAGGAAATCGCCAAGACCAAATTCGAAGACCTGAATGCACCGAACATCGATCAGGCTGCCAAGATTATTGCCGGAACTGCCCGCAGCATGGGCATTGAAGTCGAAAAATAA
- the rpoB gene encoding DNA-directed RNA polymerase subunit beta — protein sequence MPIPAQRTIPTQTVKNFGTIEHSFELSDLTQIQTDSYANFLQADKSPRERKSQGLEEILREVFPIESYQGQYQLEYVKYELGKPRYTPTECRQLRLTYGRPFRVWLRLVKEQPIEEEVYLGDLPVMIGGGEFIINGAERAIVSQLHRSPGVDFVLSSEPGEKKEYSCRVIPERGSWIELVVGKKDTLGVRIDQSGKFSAMTLLRAMSKDYSSDTDLVKLFYETKSEKINKDAAEKLVGKIVAEDVIYPAGHDRCGEIILDCCGTITEELAEEITESSLKTVEVVDEVNDLLVLQSIAEDPTVTHEEALLRIYSRLRPGNPPQLERAIDLFKEKFFDVNRYRLGRVGRFRINRKFKQDVPDTEMTLRPEDFINSIRYLVRLRVGDSSAYVDDIDNLGNRRLRTIDELASDEIRKGFLKLRRTVQERMTQKDVEEMSPRTLINPKSVSAAIDFFFGRSELSQVVDQTNPLSMLTHERRLSALGPGGLNRKRAGFEVRDVHISHYGRICPIETPEGTNIGLISSLSIFSKVDDYGFLVTPYRYVKDGKLTDEVHWMRADEEAEVHVAPADTPVEKGRFTEDRVMARFRDDVVWIAAGAVDYIDVDPAQMVGISAGLIPFLEHDDANRALMGSNMQRQAVPLLIAEPPLVGTGMEAAVAQNSGMVVRAEKAGKVTYVDGNRVEVDGKKYRLRKYEGLNERTCLNQTPCVSVGDQVKKGQILCDSAATADGLLSLGRNVLVGFMSWDGYNFEDAIILSERLVKEDVYTSIHIDEFDVEIRETKLGREEFTRDIPNVSEKALRHIGEDGIIKVGTRVRQGDILVGKVSPKAKAELTPEEKLLHAIFGRAGEDVKNESLEASSGVEGIVIHTEKFARRMSLTDFERKQYDEDLKKVEEEGHEQVAAEFREFLKEFESALGQPLVDDDGRKIREITEDKFVSQYAHDFLSHLDNLDIRSPQKKADCRAVIENLWSNVEDVIDTCDQKVNSMKRGEELPNGVLQMVKVYVASKRQISVGDKMAGRHGNKGVISKVLPIEDMPFTEDGTPIDIMLNPLGVPSRMNVGQILETHLGWAAEKHGFRAVCPVFDGALETSIQEYLDTAGLPADGKAQLYDGRTGEAYEQKTTVGQIYMLKLHHLVDDKVHARSTGPYSLITQQPLGGKARFGGQRFGEMEVWALEAYGAAYILQELLTVKSDDVEGRTKIYESMVNGENTLEAGTPASFDVLNNEIRGLGLNLQLEKNPT from the coding sequence ATGCCGATTCCAGCACAGCGAACGATTCCTACTCAAACTGTTAAGAATTTTGGTACCATTGAGCATAGTTTTGAATTGTCTGATCTGACACAGATTCAGACGGATTCCTATGCAAACTTCCTTCAGGCCGATAAGTCTCCCCGTGAGCGCAAGAGCCAGGGCCTGGAAGAAATCCTTCGTGAAGTCTTCCCGATTGAGAGTTATCAGGGACAGTACCAGTTGGAATACGTGAAGTATGAACTGGGAAAACCTCGTTACACTCCGACCGAGTGTCGTCAGCTGCGTCTGACCTACGGACGTCCTTTCCGCGTCTGGTTGCGTCTGGTGAAAGAGCAGCCGATCGAAGAAGAAGTTTACCTGGGTGATCTGCCTGTCATGATCGGTGGTGGTGAATTCATCATCAATGGTGCCGAGCGTGCGATCGTCAGCCAGCTGCACCGTTCTCCCGGTGTTGACTTCGTACTCAGCTCAGAGCCTGGTGAGAAGAAAGAATATTCCTGCCGCGTGATTCCAGAGCGTGGAAGCTGGATCGAGCTGGTGGTCGGTAAGAAAGATACACTGGGTGTGCGGATCGACCAGAGTGGTAAGTTCTCTGCGATGACTCTGCTGCGGGCGATGTCGAAAGATTACTCTTCTGACACCGACTTGGTGAAGCTGTTCTATGAAACCAAATCAGAAAAGATCAACAAAGACGCAGCCGAAAAGCTGGTCGGTAAGATCGTTGCTGAGGATGTGATTTATCCTGCCGGTCATGATCGGTGTGGTGAGATCATTCTGGACTGCTGTGGTACCATTACTGAAGAGCTGGCCGAAGAGATTACGGAATCATCTCTGAAAACGGTTGAAGTCGTCGATGAAGTCAATGACCTGCTGGTTCTGCAGAGCATTGCCGAAGATCCGACTGTCACTCACGAAGAGGCCCTGCTGCGAATCTATTCTCGTCTGCGTCCAGGTAACCCTCCTCAGCTGGAGCGTGCGATTGACCTGTTCAAAGAAAAATTCTTTGACGTCAACCGTTACCGTCTGGGCCGTGTCGGTCGTTTCCGTATCAACCGGAAATTCAAGCAGGATGTCCCCGACACCGAAATGACTCTGCGTCCGGAAGACTTCATTAACTCGATCCGCTACCTCGTCCGTCTGCGGGTCGGTGATTCTTCAGCGTATGTCGATGACATCGACAACCTGGGTAACCGTCGTCTGCGAACCATCGATGAGCTGGCTTCGGATGAAATCCGGAAAGGGTTCCTGAAGCTGCGTCGAACCGTGCAGGAGCGTATGACTCAGAAGGACGTGGAAGAAATGTCTCCACGAACCCTGATCAATCCCAAGAGTGTTTCCGCTGCGATCGATTTCTTCTTCGGTCGAAGTGAACTCTCGCAGGTGGTTGACCAGACGAACCCGCTGTCCATGCTGACTCACGAACGTCGTTTGAGTGCATTGGGGCCTGGTGGTTTGAACCGGAAGCGTGCCGGCTTCGAAGTGCGTGACGTTCACATTTCTCACTACGGTCGTATCTGTCCGATTGAGACTCCTGAAGGTACCAACATTGGTCTGATCTCCAGTTTGAGTATCTTCTCAAAGGTCGATGATTACGGCTTCCTTGTGACGCCTTATCGATATGTGAAAGACGGTAAGCTGACCGACGAAGTGCACTGGATGCGAGCCGATGAAGAAGCAGAAGTGCACGTGGCTCCCGCCGATACTCCCGTGGAGAAAGGTCGCTTCACTGAAGATCGCGTGATGGCCCGTTTCCGGGATGACGTGGTCTGGATTGCCGCCGGTGCCGTGGATTACATTGACGTTGACCCCGCACAGATGGTAGGGATTTCCGCCGGTTTGATTCCGTTCCTCGAGCACGACGACGCGAACCGGGCACTCATGGGTTCTAACATGCAACGGCAGGCTGTGCCGCTGTTGATTGCCGAGCCTCCCCTGGTGGGAACCGGCATGGAAGCAGCTGTCGCACAGAACTCCGGGATGGTCGTCCGGGCTGAGAAAGCCGGCAAGGTGACCTATGTGGACGGAAACCGTGTGGAAGTAGACGGAAAGAAATATCGTCTGCGAAAATACGAAGGCCTCAACGAGCGGACCTGTCTGAACCAGACTCCCTGTGTGAGTGTGGGTGACCAGGTCAAGAAAGGTCAGATTCTCTGTGACAGTGCTGCGACTGCAGACGGGCTGCTCTCTCTGGGGCGGAACGTGCTGGTCGGGTTCATGTCATGGGATGGATACAACTTCGAGGACGCGATCATTCTTTCTGAGCGTCTGGTGAAAGAAGATGTCTACACCTCGATTCACATCGATGAATTTGATGTGGAAATTCGTGAAACCAAGCTGGGGCGTGAAGAGTTCACGCGCGACATTCCCAACGTCAGCGAAAAGGCACTGCGTCACATCGGAGAAGACGGGATTATCAAAGTTGGTACCCGCGTCCGCCAGGGTGATATCCTGGTTGGTAAAGTCTCTCCGAAAGCCAAAGCTGAACTGACACCGGAAGAAAAACTGCTGCACGCGATCTTCGGTCGTGCGGGTGAAGACGTGAAGAACGAATCACTCGAAGCCTCCAGTGGTGTCGAAGGGATTGTGATCCACACCGAGAAATTTGCCCGTCGGATGAGTCTGACTGACTTTGAACGGAAGCAGTACGACGAAGATCTGAAGAAGGTCGAAGAAGAAGGACACGAACAGGTGGCCGCTGAATTCCGCGAGTTTCTCAAGGAATTCGAATCTGCTCTGGGACAGCCTCTGGTAGACGATGATGGTCGTAAGATTCGTGAAATTACAGAAGACAAGTTTGTCTCTCAGTATGCTCACGACTTCCTGTCACATCTGGATAACCTGGATATTCGCAGCCCGCAGAAGAAAGCCGACTGTCGTGCTGTGATCGAAAATCTGTGGTCCAATGTCGAAGATGTGATCGATACCTGCGACCAGAAGGTTAACAGCATGAAGCGTGGCGAAGAACTGCCAAACGGCGTGCTGCAGATGGTCAAAGTCTACGTGGCATCCAAGCGTCAGATTTCCGTGGGTGACAAGATGGCTGGTCGTCACGGTAACAAAGGGGTGATCTCCAAAGTTCTGCCGATTGAAGATATGCCTTTCACCGAAGACGGAACTCCGATCGACATCATGCTGAACCCGCTGGGGGTTCCGAGTCGTATGAACGTGGGACAGATTCTGGAGACCCACCTGGGTTGGGCTGCCGAGAAGCACGGCTTCCGTGCTGTCTGTCCGGTATTCGATGGTGCCCTGGAAACTTCGATTCAGGAATACCTGGATACCGCTGGTCTGCCTGCTGACGGGAAGGCCCAGTTGTACGATGGTCGTACCGGTGAAGCATACGAGCAGAAAACCACCGTCGGTCAGATTTACATGCTGAAACTGCACCACCTGGTGGATGACAAAGTGCATGCCCGTTCTACCGGTCCTTACTCTCTGATTACGCAGCAGCCTCTGGGTGGTAAAGCCCGCTTCGGTGGTCAGCGATTCGGGGAAATGGAAGTCTGGGCTCTGGAAGCTTACGGTGCAGCTTATATTCTGCAGGAACTGCTCACTGTTAAGAGTGACGATGTGGAAGGCCGGACCAAGATTTATGAATCGATGGTCAATGGAGAAAACACACTCGAAGCCGGTACGCCCGCCAGCTTCGACGTGCTTAACAACGAAATTCGTGGACTTGGTTTGAATCTACAACTGGAAAAGAACCCTACCTGA
- the nusG gene encoding transcription termination/antitermination protein NusG, translating to MSNDSDSEPTSENAEGSEKRQWYVLKVQSNREKSIRDALLRGIKRDGLEEYFGEIIIPTEKVVETKGGKKRVYERKLYPGYLMIQVELNDDSWYLVRSTNGVGDFTGAAGQPIPMQEHEISRMLGREETKEETPVKIKLDFQTGDVVKIKDGAFEGFEGTIDAIDEASGKVTVLIEIFSRPTPSELEYWQIEKV from the coding sequence ATGAGTAATGATTCGGATTCTGAACCAACCTCTGAAAATGCAGAGGGATCAGAGAAGCGGCAGTGGTACGTACTGAAGGTACAAAGCAACCGCGAAAAATCGATTCGTGATGCCCTGTTGCGGGGAATTAAGCGGGACGGCCTGGAAGAGTACTTTGGGGAGATTATTATCCCCACGGAAAAAGTAGTTGAAACAAAAGGTGGTAAGAAGCGCGTTTATGAACGCAAACTTTACCCTGGTTATCTGATGATCCAGGTGGAGTTGAATGATGACAGCTGGTATCTGGTGCGATCAACGAATGGCGTTGGTGACTTTACCGGGGCCGCTGGTCAGCCAATTCCGATGCAGGAACATGAAATTTCCCGTATGCTGGGTCGTGAAGAGACCAAGGAAGAAACACCTGTCAAAATCAAACTGGATTTCCAGACAGGCGATGTAGTCAAAATTAAAGATGGTGCGTTTGAAGGCTTTGAAGGCACGATTGATGCTATTGATGAAGCCAGTGGTAAAGTGACGGTCCTGATTGAGATCTTCAGCCGTCCGACACCTTCAGAGCTGGAATACTGGCAAATTGAAAAAGTGTGA
- the rpoC gene encoding DNA-directed RNA polymerase subunit beta' yields the protein MSVAQTAYERINDYGSVKIGLASPHDIRSWSFGEVKKPETINYRTYRPERDGLFCERIFGPEKDWECACGKYRGMKYKGMICDRCGVKVTHSRVRRKRMGHIELAAPIVHIWFFKSMPSRLGALLNMKTTALEKVIYFQDYVVTDPGDTPLEMCQTMTEEEARQNQAKYGPGSFEIEMGAEAIKKLLMSLNLVELSEQLRKDLFETNSQQKRKDYIKRLKIVESLRDSDNRPEWMVLEVIPVIPPDLRPLVLLDSGNFATSDLNDLYRRIINRNNRLKKLVDLNAPEVIVRNEKRMLQQSVDALFDNNRCKRPVLGSSNRPLKSLTDMIKGKQGRFRENLLGKRVDYSARSVIVVGPELKLHQCGLPKKIALELFQPFIIRRLKDSGHADTIKSAKRMLERKDEDVWDILDEVIQNHPVLLNRAPTLHRMGIQAFEPILVEGNAIRVHPLVCGGFNADFDGDQMAVHLPLSIEAQVEATTLMLSTNNIFSPSDGAPIIRPSQDIVMGCYYLTLKKTERVGEGMVFSNVGEVHAAFQQKKLDRHAIIKVRMPSYKRIKGEGADDFKMGGLIETTTGRVIFNDILPKKMAYYNLTMKGRDLSNVISDCYLELGRRETINLLDKMKETGFRESTLSGLSFATSDLKTAPNKAKVIGDSEKTVLQKNKLYDRGLITAEERYNQVLDTWTHAREQITESMMHELENDYRENGKYVNPIYLMSNSGARGGIEQMRQLGGMRGLMAKPSGEIIETPIKANFREGLTVLEYFSSTHGARKGLADTALKTADSGYLTRKLADICQNVVVTEHDCGTTQGMTRGVVYRGEKVEMSLTDAIRGRVSRTNIVDPITDEVIVRENEMITVDIARRIENMGLEKIQVRSPMTCESSLGICRLCYGMDLSTGSLVEEGLAVGIIAAQSVGEPGTQLTMRTFHIGGTASREVEESEIRTRRAGKVTFARIRTVVNNEGMSVVLTRNGEVVVNDVKGRELERYTIPNGATLRVAEGDEVAEGQVICQWDPHSISILAEVGGRVRFEECVEGKTIRTDKDPSGHIRRSIIEHKGELHPQIIIEDGTGKILDFYYLPEKASIEVEEGQQITAGTVVAKNPRESSGTQDITGGLPRVTELFEARRPKDPSVLAEIDGEVEFVPEKKRGKRIVIVRGEDGTEVEHVIPHGKHLLVHAGDLVKAGDALVRGPLVPHDILRVSGTEAVQQYLLHEIQNVYRAQRVTIDDKHLEIIISRMLSKVLVEDVGDTNLLPGIVLDKLAFQKINEETSACVKVVDSGDTDFQPGDLVPLATIEEVNAQVELAGQGPASFSKPRPASASSQLLGITKASVQSESFISAASFQETTKVLTEAALAGRVDYLVGLKENVILGHLVPAGTGFYQHQTAEVRIRPEALEELKAEKERILAARMSLLNEVQPDKPVPLGGGQDSEEYGQGGSDSSLDSTPPSPSPNPFDE from the coding sequence GTGAGTGTTGCACAAACAGCTTACGAGCGAATTAACGATTATGGTTCCGTGAAAATCGGCCTGGCCAGTCCACACGATATTCGAAGTTGGTCCTTCGGAGAAGTCAAGAAGCCGGAAACGATTAACTATCGAACCTACCGTCCCGAACGGGATGGTCTGTTCTGCGAACGGATTTTCGGGCCGGAAAAAGACTGGGAGTGTGCCTGCGGTAAATACCGGGGAATGAAGTACAAGGGCATGATCTGCGACCGTTGTGGTGTTAAAGTGACCCACAGTCGTGTACGTAGAAAGCGTATGGGACACATTGAACTGGCAGCACCGATCGTGCATATCTGGTTCTTCAAGTCCATGCCCAGCCGCCTGGGTGCTCTGCTGAATATGAAGACCACCGCCCTGGAAAAAGTGATTTACTTCCAGGATTACGTGGTAACTGATCCGGGCGACACACCGCTCGAAATGTGTCAGACGATGACCGAAGAGGAAGCCCGGCAGAATCAGGCCAAGTACGGCCCCGGTTCCTTCGAAATCGAAATGGGTGCCGAAGCGATCAAGAAACTGCTGATGAGCCTGAACCTGGTTGAGCTCTCCGAACAGCTCCGCAAGGATCTGTTTGAAACCAACAGCCAGCAGAAACGCAAGGACTACATCAAACGTCTGAAGATTGTGGAATCGCTGCGTGACAGTGACAACCGTCCCGAGTGGATGGTGCTGGAAGTGATTCCCGTGATTCCTCCGGATCTGCGTCCGCTGGTCCTGCTGGATTCCGGTAACTTCGCCACCAGCGACCTGAACGACCTGTATCGCCGCATTATCAACCGGAACAACCGGTTGAAAAAGCTGGTCGATCTCAACGCACCGGAAGTGATTGTGCGTAACGAAAAGCGTATGCTGCAGCAGTCGGTCGACGCTCTGTTCGACAACAACCGCTGTAAGCGGCCCGTGCTTGGTTCTTCCAATCGCCCGCTGAAATCTTTGACCGACATGATCAAAGGTAAGCAGGGACGTTTCCGTGAAAACCTGCTGGGGAAACGTGTTGACTACTCTGCCCGTAGTGTGATCGTGGTAGGGCCGGAACTGAAACTGCATCAGTGTGGTCTGCCCAAGAAGATCGCACTCGAACTGTTCCAGCCGTTCATTATCCGTCGTCTGAAAGACAGCGGACATGCCGATACGATCAAGTCCGCCAAGCGGATGCTGGAGCGTAAAGACGAGGACGTGTGGGACATCCTGGATGAAGTCATTCAGAACCATCCGGTGCTGTTGAACCGTGCTCCCACGCTGCACCGTATGGGGATTCAGGCCTTCGAGCCGATTCTGGTGGAAGGGAACGCGATCCGCGTCCATCCGCTGGTGTGTGGTGGATTCAACGCTGACTTTGACGGCGACCAGATGGCGGTTCACCTGCCTCTGTCCATCGAAGCTCAGGTGGAAGCCACAACCCTGATGCTGTCAACCAACAACATCTTCAGTCCTTCCGACGGGGCACCGATCATTCGTCCTTCACAGGATATCGTGATGGGTTGCTACTACCTGACGCTCAAGAAAACAGAGCGGGTCGGAGAAGGAATGGTCTTCTCCAATGTGGGTGAAGTGCACGCCGCCTTCCAGCAGAAGAAGCTGGATCGCCATGCCATCATCAAGGTCCGGATGCCTTCCTACAAACGGATCAAAGGGGAAGGGGCCGACGACTTCAAGATGGGCGGTCTGATTGAAACGACCACCGGTCGTGTGATCTTCAACGACATTCTGCCCAAGAAGATGGCTTACTACAACCTGACGATGAAGGGGCGTGACCTCTCGAACGTGATTTCCGACTGTTATCTGGAGCTGGGTCGTCGCGAAACGATCAACCTGCTCGACAAGATGAAGGAAACCGGTTTCCGGGAATCAACGCTCAGTGGTCTGTCATTCGCAACCAGCGACCTGAAAACCGCACCGAATAAGGCGAAGGTAATCGGGGATTCGGAAAAGACCGTGCTGCAGAAAAACAAGCTGTACGATCGTGGTCTGATTACCGCTGAAGAGCGTTACAACCAGGTTCTTGATACCTGGACTCACGCTCGTGAGCAGATTACCGAATCGATGATGCACGAGCTGGAAAACGACTATCGTGAAAACGGGAAGTATGTGAACCCGATCTATCTGATGTCGAATTCTGGTGCTCGTGGTGGTATCGAACAGATGCGTCAGCTCGGTGGTATGCGTGGTCTGATGGCCAAGCCGAGTGGTGAGATCATCGAAACGCCGATTAAGGCGAACTTCCGTGAAGGTCTGACCGTACTGGAATACTTCAGTTCGACCCACGGTGCCCGTAAAGGTCTGGCTGACACCGCTCTGAAAACGGCGGACTCAGGTTACCTGACACGTAAGCTGGCAGACATCTGTCAGAACGTGGTTGTCACCGAGCACGACTGTGGTACGACCCAGGGTATGACCCGTGGTGTAGTTTACCGTGGTGAAAAGGTCGAAATGAGTCTGACCGATGCGATCCGTGGTCGCGTCAGCCGGACGAACATCGTCGATCCGATTACCGACGAAGTGATCGTGCGTGAAAACGAGATGATCACCGTGGACATCGCCCGTCGGATTGAAAACATGGGTCTGGAAAAGATCCAGGTACGCAGCCCGATGACTTGCGAATCTTCGCTGGGGATCTGTCGTCTGTGTTACGGGATGGACCTTTCCACCGGTTCGCTGGTCGAAGAAGGTCTGGCCGTGGGTATCATCGCTGCCCAGAGTGTGGGTGAGCCTGGTACTCAGCTGACGATGCGTACGTTCCACATTGGTGGTACAGCCTCCCGTGAAGTGGAAGAAAGCGAAATTCGGACCCGTCGTGCCGGTAAAGTTACATTTGCCCGTATCCGGACCGTGGTCAATAACGAAGGTATGAGCGTTGTACTGACCCGAAACGGTGAAGTTGTGGTCAACGATGTGAAAGGCCGTGAGCTCGAACGTTACACCATTCCCAACGGTGCAACCCTGCGTGTTGCTGAAGGGGATGAAGTTGCTGAAGGCCAGGTTATCTGTCAGTGGGACCCGCACTCGATTTCGATCCTGGCGGAAGTGGGCGGTCGCGTCCGCTTCGAAGAGTGTGTGGAAGGCAAGACCATCCGCACCGACAAGGACCCCAGTGGTCACATTCGCCGTTCGATCATCGAACACAAAGGGGAACTGCATCCGCAGATCATCATCGAAGACGGCACCGGCAAGATTCTGGACTTCTACTACCTGCCTGAAAAAGCAAGTATCGAAGTGGAAGAAGGTCAGCAGATCACCGCTGGTACGGTGGTCGCGAAGAACCCCCGTGAATCTTCCGGTACGCAGGACATCACCGGTGGTCTGCCGCGTGTGACCGAACTGTTCGAAGCCCGTCGTCCGAAGGATCCTTCGGTTCTCGCGGAAATCGACGGTGAAGTCGAGTTCGTACCTGAGAAGAAACGTGGTAAGCGAATCGTGATTGTCCGCGGGGAAGACGGCACTGAAGTTGAGCATGTCATTCCTCACGGTAAGCACCTGCTGGTACACGCCGGCGACCTGGTGAAGGCGGGAGACGCACTGGTGCGTGGTCCGCTGGTTCCGCACGACATTCTGCGTGTGAGTGGTACCGAGGCCGTTCAGCAGTACCTGCTGCATGAAATTCAGAACGTGTATCGTGCACAGCGTGTGACGATTGACGATAAGCATCTGGAAATCATTATTTCCCGGATGTTGAGCAAGGTGCTGGTAGAAGATGTGGGTGATACCAATCTGCTGCCGGGCATCGTGCTGGATAAACTGGCCTTCCAGAAGATCAACGAAGAAACCAGTGCCTGCGTGAAGGTCGTCGATTCCGGCGATACTGACTTCCAGCCAGGCGACCTGGTACCTCTGGCGACGATCGAAGAAGTGAATGCCCAGGTAGAACTGGCCGGTCAGGGACCTGCCAGCTTCTCCAAACCGCGTCCGGCTTCGGCCAGCTCGCAGTTGTTGGGGATTACCAAGGCTTCGGTTCAGAGTGAAAGTTTCATCTCTGCAGCCAGCTTCCAGGAAACCACCAAGGTGCTCACCGAAGCGGCTCTGGCCGGTCGGGTCGACTACCTGGTTGGTCTGAAGGAAAACGTGATTCTGGGTCACCTGGTTCCTGCCGGTACCGGGTTCTATCAGCACCAGACTGCCGAAGTTCGGATTCGTCCCGAGGCTCTGGAAGAGCTGAAGGCCGAGAAAGAGCGGATTCTGGCAGCACGGATGAGTCTGTTGAACGAAGTTCAGCCCGACAAGCCGGTTCCGCTGGGCGGTGGACAGGATTCGGAAGAGTATGGACAGGGGGGCTCTGATTCTTCCCTGGACAGTACCCCGCCGAGCCCCAGTCCGAACCCTTTTGACGAGTAA
- the rplJ gene encoding 50S ribosomal protein L10: protein MSKFVKEMIISEIESQIGDVRDFVVIDSAKVDAITDNSFRIKLQEKGLTALTVKNSLARRAFANKGIEGLEEVLKGPSTLVWGGEDIVELSKEMSKWAKEIQELDIKGGLTEGTSLSTDDVTKLSKSPGRVELIADIVGRILGPGSQLAATIKGPGGTVVGQIKSIAEGEEG, encoded by the coding sequence ATGAGTAAATTTGTAAAAGAAATGATCATCTCGGAGATTGAATCCCAGATCGGCGATGTCCGCGACTTCGTCGTGATAGATTCTGCAAAAGTGGATGCGATTACTGATAACAGTTTTCGTATCAAGCTGCAGGAAAAGGGGCTCACTGCTCTGACAGTCAAGAACTCACTCGCTCGACGGGCATTTGCCAATAAAGGCATTGAAGGGTTGGAAGAGGTTCTGAAGGGGCCTTCAACTCTGGTCTGGGGTGGTGAAGATATCGTTGAGCTCTCTAAAGAGATGAGCAAATGGGCAAAGGAAATCCAGGAGCTCGACATCAAGGGTGGCCTGACAGAGGGAACCTCGCTGTCCACTGATGATGTGACCAAGCTGAGTAAGAGCCCGGGTCGTGTGGAATTGATCGCAGACATTGTCGGTCGAATCCTTGGTCCTGGTTCACAGCTCGCAGCGACAATCAAAGGGCCCGGTGGAACCGTGGTCGGGCAGATCAAGTCGATCGCCGAAGGCGAAGAAGGATAG